The following proteins are encoded in a genomic region of Anticarsia gemmatalis isolate Benzon Research Colony breed Stoneville strain chromosome 17, ilAntGemm2 primary, whole genome shotgun sequence:
- the LOC142979864 gene encoding uncharacterized protein LOC142979864, translating into MKVLIGLALLSVAFAGPVFQPVVLPEAPEPAVEMGIVLPEPEQPAYETVPVFEAIDISPLFVPQEIVDAMKLLEAPIDAAFYVEPVADFAVDPVRFVDAPIEESPINADAVIVVDHVDAEESDVVVDPVNFVDNAEEVEAVAEEAFEVDPVNFVDNAEESEARVEDGAVEVDPVNFVDNAEEVLDLAEEAPLDVDPVNFVDNAEEVMEIADEAPLEVDPVNFVDNAEEVVALAEEPLEVDPVNFVDNAEEDVALEEGPIDVDPVRFVDNAEEPAALEEEGPVNVDSVIVVDHLDMPAEAAEELAVDPVQVVDAPVFPKYDNPMLR; encoded by the coding sequence ATGAAAGTTCTCATCGGTCTCGCGCTCTTGTCCGTGGCGTTCGCCGGACCCGTCTTCCAGCCGGTCGTACTGCCCGAGGCTCCCGAGCCCGCAGTCGAAATGGGCATCGTCCTACCTGAACCGGAACAACCCGCCTATGAAACCGTACCTGTCTTTGAGGCTATCGACATCAGTCCCCTCTTCGTCCCTCAAGAAATCGTTGACGCCATGAAGCTGCTCGAAGCACCCATCGATGCCGCCTTCTACGTAGAACCTGTTGCCGACTTCGCAGTCGACCCTGTACGTTTCGTCGACGCTCCCATCGAAGAGAGCCCAATTAACGCTGACGCTGTCATCGTTGTCGACCACGTCGATGCTGAGGAAAGCGATGTCGTCGTTGACCCCGTCAACTTCGTCGACAATGCTGAAGAGGTTGAGGCTGTTGCTGAGGAAGCCTTCGAAGTTGACCCCGTGAACTTCGTTGACAATGCTGAGGAAAGCGAGGCTCGCGTCGAAGACGGTGCCGTTGAAGTCGACCCCGTCAACTTTGTAGACAACGCTGAGGAAGTTTTGGACCTCGCTGAGGAAGCTCCCCTTGACGTAGACCCTGTTAACTTCGTTGACAACGCTGAGGAAGTCATGGAGATCGCCGACGAAGCTCCCCTTGAGGTTGACCCCGTCAACTTTGTCGACAATGCTGAGGAAGTCGTAGCTCTTGCCGAAGAACCCCTGGAAGTCGACCCCGTCAACTTCGTAGACAACGCTGAGGAAGATGTTGCACTTGAGGAAGGTCCCATTGATGTCGACCCCGTGAGGTTCGTTGACAACGCCGAAGAGCCCGCCGCTCTCGAGGAGGAAGGTCCCGTCAACGTAGACAGTGTGATCGTTGTCGACCACCTCGACATGCCCGCTGAAGCCGCCGAAGAACTCGCCGTTGACCCCGTCCAAGTCGTTGACGCGCCTGTATTCCCCAAATACGACAACCCCATGCTCcgttaa